The nucleotide window GTATCAGTCTTCTTTCTAGTTTCTGATCATTCGTTTACACCTTTCAGTACTGTCCACGTGCTTTGAACGATTTAGGCGTTTTGTCTTGTTCTATTAATGCATCAGTTTAATAGTTAATCGTACTTTTTAAAATtcgatttttatttttttttacatactGTTGCGTGTCTTTTGCATACACATAATTGatgcataaatatttttttattatacttATAATGACCCATCCAAGATGAACGCCGTATAATGGATTTCAAACAGTCTAGATCCAGCTGTAATTTGCATCTAAATGCATTACAAATTGGCAAATTCACTAATAACAAAGAAGTATTCTATGAGAGGTTGGCTCACGGACCAGTAGGTCGAGGGGGGGTTGACACTTCTACTATACTTCaatttgcatataaaataacaaatactTTATAATTATTCATGGcagcaaaattaaaaaaaaaatttcctaaaAGTTGGGTATTAAATACTTGTTCATTCTAAGTCCCAAAACAACTTTAAACCTAGAGCATGAGAGGAAGGGGCGCAACTTCGACCCTTCCTCAGgcaaaaaataactaaaagagaatcatttaaattttttgaacccatcccattaaaagaaaaaagggcccgtaaaattttttattccatcTCTCGTAAGAGTCAATGGGGTAGGTGCATGCAATATGTTCACCATTTAATGGGTTGTCTTGCAGTTGCAGTTGCAGAGGCGCCACATGTAAGCTGGGCATCCTTGACgtacattttcattaatttatgtGCATGCACTGTTTATGTATTAGTGTCCGTCTTCAACGTAAGTTTTTGTATATTTTGGCATCTTTCAAAGTAGTTtatatatttgcttttttttttttctagcccTTAAGTAGTGAGTTGCTAGGCATATTTGGTTGAGAGGCACCACCGGactgtatatatgaatatgcaAAAGTTTGTGATCAACTGATatgtaaatatgaaaatctTATTGGACTGTGTGGGCAAAAACGACATTTTTTTACAGTGAACTCTGAATTAAATAAATTAAGCTAGAAGtactgattttttctttttataaaatacaaaatttttgaaaaatttttaagaaatatttGTAGAATTTATGGATTTTCTGTTCAGAGcttactgttttttttctttttataaaatacaaaatatttgaaaattttttaagaaatatttGTAAAATTTATGGATTTTCTATTCAAAGCTTTTTATAGCATATTAATATGCATCGAACAGTCGTGATTAAACTAAACTCAAACTACCCAAACGATTTGACCCTGTTACTTTatttataacaaaatattaaaacatcATTGTTGTGACAAAACAATTCGATGcctttaaagttaaaaaaaaaaaaaagttttactcTATATTGAGATAAGATCACCTTCTTGGCTTTTTAAAGATTCTCCCAAAAAGAACTCGTGGTTAAATAGCgggattttaaaggaaaaaagttcTTTATAAAGGCGTGCTTGGCAttagaaaaatatattctttATGACAAAGGTGTGCTATTTTTAAAAACATCTTAACGTTTATGCATTCTTTTTGCTAAAGCACATGACAGATTCTTTAAAAAcgggaaaagcaaaaaaaaaaaaagaaaggcgaTGAGGAAAAAGGTGCAAAATTAGATAGGCATTGAACATGTGAACCAGTTGCACGGTGTCACATGCTTTTGGCGTGACTTTTGCCTCATAGTTGTCAAAGGCAAGTGGTGCATGAATGAGTCTTGTGAATTGACCAAAATGTCCCCGTGATTGGGAACGCTTCCGGAGGCACAAGATCCCAAAGCTCCAAATTTcgccttcttttcttttaacgcCATAAATATGAGGAGGGCCCGTGgctcagatctaagatccaaaactaCGGTGAAAACTGCAACGTTTgtaaattctttttttcaaagaaagttaaaacaagaaaaaagaaacaaaaataattttaaatttttcattaaagcaTCATATAATCGAAACATTAACCACGGTTTATAGTGTAGCGATAGTTTATGGTGTTTTTAAcaattgtttttaaatatttagtctTTTTGCAGCTGGATCAATTACCATAACCAAACTTTTTGTTGCTAGGAACATagccaggatttttttaggggcgggTCAAATGATTCAACGAACTGCAACGAAAGGGGTTGAGTTTTGTGGGTTGGATCCAGGTAGGGttaaaatgaaccaaaattcaaacaatACATGAacgcaacaaaaaattttcaattttttcaattcgTTGGAgtgggccatggcctaggcgagCCCCGTCTCCCTCTGCCCTTGTGCGTTGCCAAGGTTCTTATGAGTTGATAACAAGTTGGCTCGCTTACTTTTGTTACAATtataaactcatttttctttggtCTATTTACTTTTTTACCTTACATCTCTAAAATGTAGAGCTTCATAATGAGGCgagtcagcttgagctcgagtcagcttgagctcgagtttaagcatgcttaacataaatgagttaaacgagtcgaactcgagcttgTTCTATCAAACTTTCTTTCGAACTTGACTCGGCTTCTTATTAATGCAACATTCATTTAAAcatttttgcttcatttttcgCTTCAACTACGCGTTTCTATGATTCaataacatagaaaaagtgTTAAACATGTCACGAGAGGTAACAGTGAATGACATCACGTTGAAGTACTTTGCAGCGCCTGTCTTATTTGAACTTTCTTTCTGATAAATTACGGCTCCGTGAGCCAAGGTTAAAAAGGTAATTTGAGAGTAAATCGATGACTTGTTGGGAAGGCACTCGTAAATGCCGTTCACGTGCTTGGCGCCACATTGACATGCTTGTCACGTGCGCTCACACAGCTTTAGGTGAACGGAGGGCAACGCAGGCCATCTCGTGACACGTGTCCCCCACCGCATGTTAACCACGTGCTTCGCGTGAGGCCGAACATCCAGTCCTACCTACCGTATTCAAATACGTATATACGGTGCTGAGCCTGATGGGATGGATCCGACCCACGGGTCTCTCGGATCGTGGACCACAGCAATCCGGTTTTTGCTGGATTCCCTTGAATCCGTTTGAGAATTGGGGAGATAAATACTTAGAAAAGCATTTATGtcaaaaatactttaaaaaataaaagctaaaattaatttcaaaattttgcaaaagtATTCAGAAAGAGACACGTATGTTTTTGAAACTACTTTATTGGCAAGGTATAAGATTTTCAAGCTAATAAAGGTTAAAAATCTGGTGCGCCTcttcctccaaaaaaaaaattaaaaagttcaTATGCTTTTGAAAACCTTACTTATGAaccctttttcaaaaatttaagaaatgatatccaccatctctttgtttctttctttctctctttcttgtgaATTGAATGTGGGCCTCTACCGGCACCGGTCATGAAGGTTTATGAAAACATAAATGTAAAGTTGAGAGTCAGTGCAGATTTTCTTCAACTTAATAGTATATATTCTAATTCTGCCTCTTTCAGTCGCATAGGCTTGAGTAATGATGAGCCAATGAACGGAAACTGGGTCAGTGTTTATAAGTAGGTGAAGGGAAAGAAATATACAACATGAAGTTGGAATCCGTATTGTAGCTTACCGTATGTATGAATAAATATATTGACCGTGGTTGTCAAAGGAAGTGAAAATTAagcactaaaaagaaaaaatgaaactcGGCCCACTTTGCTTCTCGGCTTTTCTCCCTTTTCGTTTTCGGTTTTTCCTCCTCGCCTTTTTCTTCACCAGCTGCCGCTCGCgggcacaagagagagagagagagagagagagagagaaagggttaCCGTCTCAGACTCCCCGAGATCTGGCCTTTGCCTCCATTGTTTCACCTGAAGGCCGACCGTTGAGTCCCAGTAgcgattttgaaaatttgggtCTGTCGGTTTTTTTTCGGGTTCCTTTGGTGAATCTCTGGGTTTCTCCTCATCTGAGGTGAGTTCAGTTTCTGCAGCGaccatcttcttttcctttctgtttcgGTCCTTTTGATGGTGGAATCTTGTCAGAAGAATGGATTCATGGTGGGTTTTGAGTTTTTGTCGGTGGTGGATGGGCAAGTGTTGTGTTTGAGGGTGTCGGGAAACAAGTGAGGGCAGGGTGAGGTAATTCTCCCAATTTTTTGGCCTGTGGGTCTCTGTTgcctttctgtttttcttgatttggtAAGAGAGAATTTTGCTTCGGAAATTTGAGCGAATTCTTCACAGGGTAGTGGTATATTTAgccaaaaaaagaggaaaagagaagtcTAAAATTGGTTCatattttatttccttctttttttgctttggtGAGAAGTGAGGGAGGAATCTGTTTATAACAGTTCGGTTTGGCTGTGCGTTGTCATCTGTTTGGGatctttcttctgtttttcttttccttttctaggGTGTTTGGGGAGGAAGGAAGGGTGAAGGAGGTTTAAGTTTTTTAGTACATTAGTTCTGTATTCTTTCTGTGTTTTGAGTCTTCTTTCCGCTGTAAGAGGTAGACAATTGACTGTTGAGAGATGACAATGGATAAGTATTGGCATGGAGAAGCAAAAGCAATGGCTGTGGACGTTCTGGGTAGTCGTGCTTTCGAGTACTTAACAAGTAGCTATGCTTGTTCAGAAGGTTTAGAAATTGCCTCCGCTGATCCTTCACTGCAGAACAAGCTGTATGAGCTTGTGGAAGGACATACATGTCCCACTCTGAGTTGGAGTTATGCCATCTTTTGGCAGGTCTCTAGGACTAAGTCAGGGAGTTTGATGCTCGGTTGGGGGGACGGTTACTGTAAAGAGTCACGAGAAGAGCTTGATGGTAAGAGACTGCACTCTTCTCTTGAGGATGAAGTTaccaaacagaagaagaggaaaagggtTCTTCACCACCTTCACACTTTCTCCGGTGGATCTAATGAAGAAAATTATGCTCTAGGATTGGATAGAGTTTCTGATGCTGAAATGTTCTTCCTATCTTCGATGTACTTTTCCTTCCCTAGTGGCATTGGTGCTCCCGGCAAGGCTTTTGGAACCAGGAGGTATATCTGGATCTCTGATTTCACCAAGACATCAAAGGAGTTCTGTTACCGATCTCATCTTGCTAGTTCTGCGAGGTTCCAAACCTTGGTCTGCATCCCAACTGAGAATGGAGTCCTCGAATTGGGCTCCTTTGTTTCCATTCCTGAGAATCAAGGCGTCATACAGATGATTAAGTCTCTCTTTATTGATGGTCAAGACTGCCCCTGGTTCCGATCGAGCAGCACCTCAGCGTTCTCGTCTCCTCCGCCATCTTCAAGGGTGGTTGCTCCTATAGCTCTTCGGCGGGAGAACAGTACCAGTTCTGTATCTGTTGTGCAATCGAAGGAGAACCCAAAAATATTTGGTAGAGATCTAAATGTTGCACAATCTCAATCAAGTGAGAAGGTTATGGGAAAGATCGGGGATCAGCGCCTTTCCTTGATAAGCCCCTCCCATGATCCACTCAATCTTCATTCAAACGGTAGCGGGAAGATTGTGCCAGTACTGAACTGGGACCATATCCAGGACGGGAAACCTGCCATGGTCTTCAAttctcaagctcaagtttttaATCAGCCAAAGCTTTGCAATGGCATACCTGCTGTTAGTAAAGATTCCACTTCACACCTTGTCTGTGCTCATAGCAATGGCAGCAGAGAAGAAAACCTATTGAGTCGATTTCAGAGTCAAGACCAACATGGACAGCCGGATCTTACTGGAGTTGCCGTAACAGCTTCTAGTGCTCGGTCGGGCGTAATCGACTCCGAGCACTCTGATGTTGAGGCTTCGTGTAAGGATGATCGTCTGGCACAAATGGATGAAAGGAGGCCGCGGAAGAGAGGGAGGAAGCCGGCAAACGGAAGGGAAGAGCCTCTGAACCATGTCGAAGCTGAGAGACAGAGGCGGGAGAAGCTGAACCAGAGGTTCTACGCATTGAGAGCTGTGGTGCCAAACATCTCGAAGATGGATAAGGCCTCGCTGCTTGGGGATGCTGTCGCCTACATCATGGAACTTCAGAAGAAGCTCAGAGACatggaaggagagagagaagaaactaaCGCGGCAGATCACGGGATGAGAACCTGCCTTCCTGAGGTCGATGTGCAGACGTTGCAAGACAAGGTAGTTATCCAGATGAGCTGCCCCTTGGACGCACATCCGATCGGAAAAGTGCTTCATGCTTTTAAGGAAGCTGAGATTTCAATGGTGGAGTCGAATATATCGACTAGTAGTGATACAGTCTTACATACTTTCACTGTCAGGCCTCATGGGCCCAAGCAGATTACAAAAGACAAGTTGATTGCTGTATTCTCTAATGAAGTAAAGAGTTTGTAGTTGTAATTCTGATTTATTAGGTCTTGGACCAACATCCTGTAATAATTTTTGTTATTCTAGTTATGGAAGAATCCTTTGGAGGAATGCCCTTCTTAGGTAACTATATGCCAGGATAAGTGGCATGAGTTGTATGGTTTGTGGCCTGTGGGTGTTCTGCCCATTTTTGGCTGTACTGTAGCTGATCCCCTGGAACTTCACCTCCATGTATTTAGTTGATCCATAACGGATCTTTTTTGCAACTATTCAGTTAACTAATCAATGTTTTAGTATTATTGACAAACTGTGCTGATATTATGGCATCGGAATGGAGTTTAATCTGTCAAGATTGCTTAGATCTTTTTGCTAATAATTACAATATCCAGATTCCCCCCATAGGTGgcctcttttcctctctctctctctctctctctctctctctcatatgcacGTGGAAACAGCGGGGACAATAACCTGGTCAATAAATATGAAGAGGACTAAATTTATCATCTTGATCATCTCAAAAGCTGAATAAGTTGGCAAGTGTTCCGCGCGATCATAATCGTGGGTGGCTTGAGTTATTATGCCATTTTGGGTCTGAATTTTTCTCAAGGATggattggatttcagattttccAGTATCCTGACCACTTTAACTGGAATTGGATGATGCTGTGGGAGCATTTGAACCGTCCTTGTTATTGGACTGGAGAATGCAGTTATCATCCCTGCTAGTGTGATTAAGCAAAAAATCGTCCACCTTGGTTGGCTCAGAAAAGGTGGCCTAGCAAAGAATGGTAATGTTTTCCCAACTGGAGGTTCAGTAACATTGATGACAGACTGAAATTACCTATAAGTATATTTGGGTAATTTGTCTCTGCATCtgatcttgtttcttttctctgGTTATGTAATTGTGATCGGACTTATTTTGCTCGCTCCATCTCGTGTTCGCATATTTTCTCAGTTGGCAAAGCTTTTCATGTCTACTGTCTCACTTTTTCCATCAAATCTTTAGGTAGAAATTTCTTAAGAAACATGATGTTCAGATCATGGTCGCCAAAGGGCGAGTTGAACATCAGGAGCAGTATAGGAACGAGAACCAGGAGGCAGCcgcttcaaaatttcaaatgattcGGGGAGTAGGAAGTGATATTGGGGACCGCTGAGTAGTGGCATCTTAAACCATGTAAAATCCCAATAAGTTGACCTAACCATTAAACCATCTAAAGCATGTCGTCATCTTCTAACTGTATCCACTGCTCCTGCGGATTCCAAGGAATGGTGCCCTTACAACAGAAAAACATTGCTTTTTTCTGATCATGTAAAAGTTTGCGAGAATTGCATGGTTTAGATATCTTGAACTTCTAAGAAAAGGAAACTCTCTTGAATCTTCAATATCCAAAGCTTCTTTGATATGATGTTAATCATCCCTCCATTACTCATCTGATCCATATTGAAGttctccaatttttttaatctttagaTCATGAGAGCTTTAACTACCATTTCCTCTATGTAAAAGTTAGAGTAACTGTCTACTGCACGCATTAATGAGTCTCATTGTTAAAATTTAGCTGATAATGTGGTTTCTGTTTCTGTATCAGTTATCTACTTCCATTTCCCTtaggaaaacaaaaacttatCACCTGAATTCCCAGTATTTTTGTTAATGATATCTCTCAGCCAAGAAGAGCTCGCCCTAACGTATTGTAAGAGAGGGTTGTGAAGGGTGTTGAGCTGTTTGAATCTAAGTCCCGGACCTGCAACTCTGCCGCCTGACATTTCCTATGGTGTTGTCCTCATCAGATATGGTGGTCAGGAGACTCAGGACTCATTCAGAGCTCCGCCCAAAGGAGCGGGGCTATTAGATGGTTTGGACCTTGGAGGGTTCATCCTCATTatctgaagaaaaagaacagaaggGCTTCACTGCTCAGAGTATGTCTAAGTTGGCATGATGTTGCAAGTCCATCTAACCCTAGCTTGCCCAcccaaggaaaggaaaagatattAGCAACGGTTCGTTGGTATACCTGTAACTGCCACGGCGAGGAAGTGAGAAGTAAAGCATCAAAAGTGAAACATTTGATGCTTTACACAAGCAAACATTTACAAGTCACAGGAAACGTGAAGCACTTGGGGAGCTATGGTAGTACTACGTTGTTATGGGAATGAGTATCAAGCACACAAGGATATAAGTAGTACAATGTGAATGAGTATCAAgcacacaaaaaatatggtataAATCTTGAGAAAGTATCTGCACGAGCAAAGGGCAATAATTTTGGGACTGAAGCATAAATAAGCACTAGAAAGAGTGTTGCAATCACAATAATGTTACGAGTTCTTTTTCTGAAAGCTCGTTATTAatcacgatttttttttttttgagatttcCTCTTTTTCAACAAGGAATGAATTAATTCTATGCATGACATGACAAGAATATGCTATTTTTCTCCTTAACCGTGTTATGTCGGATTTCTCCCCCTGCATTCCTGCTTCTGTAAATGCTACAACCTTCTTATTGGTCTGTGCAGGGCAGGAAATTTCTTGTTACCAGAAATCTTTACAGGAGCAGCTACCATTCTTGAAATGGTGAAACCGAATTCTATCACGGATGATGATCTCCCGCCTATAGATCTTAGATATGAGTTTCATCGAACTGTGGCAATCTTCACAAGATCGCAGATTCTTCACAATGAGAATTCTTTCATCCGGATTGGTCTTGATCAGCCCAAAAGCAATGGCCAATTTTTCACTGTGGTGGTGCAGCGATAAGACCTTTCCCTCATCTTCTATATCAAGCATGACTTCCGAGATTTTTGGGTGGTGACCTTCTAATCTCAACCTCTCTGCAATGTCATCCCATTTCGCGTATATTTTCCCTGCTTCTGGATGCTCAGAGTCACCAGCTAGAAACTCATGTATTGTACCATTCACCTCTATCATGCTTGTTCCTGGTGGTTTTTCGATCTTGCGGGCCTTCATGAGCTTCCGCACTCTTGCTTTCTCCTGCCATTTTTTCGCAGATGCATAAAGATTGCAGAGCAGAACATAATTTCCACTATCATCTGTTTCATGAGCCAGAAGTTTCTGCTTCACCAATCTTTCTCCTCTGGCTATATCACCATGGAGCCTACAGCCCCAGACAAGGGTGCGCCACAGGACTGCGTCTGCCTCCATGGGCATGGCTTCAATTAGCTTCTCAGCTTCTTCAAGCTGCCCAGCTCGTGCAAGGAGGTCGACTATGCATCCATAGTGCTGTATGGTCGGAATCACGCCGTAACTTGCCTCCATACTTTCAAAAAGTTTCATGCCTTCACTAACCCACCCTGCATTTCTGCAAGCTGCTAAGACTGCAGTAAGAGTCATCTCATCTGGCTGTATCTCAAGACTCTGCATCCTGGCAAAACATTCTAATGAACTTTCACATAGCCCATGGATGGCTAGCCCAGAAATCATGGCAGTCCATGAGAAAACATCAACCCGAGGCGACCCATCGAAAACCTCCGAAGCCAAGTCTATCCGTCCGCATTTAGCATACATATCAATCAACGCAGTGACTACCCTCGCGTTGGAGTCGAACCCCTTTCGTCGAATGAAGTCATGGAGTTTCCGGCCAACGCTCAGTGCACCTAAATCAGCACAAGCCCTCAGAGCAGCCAAAACTGTTGCCTCGTTCGGCACCAAGCCATCGGCTTCCATCTGCTTAAGCAATAGCAGAGCATCGAGGGAACGGTCATTGGCGACGTAGCCACTCATCATTGACGTCCAAGAAACCACATCTCTCTCGGGCATCTTGGCAAACACTTGGCGGGCGGCAGACAATTCGCTTCCCCTGCAGTACATATGTATCAGAGAATTCTGAACATAGCAATCACAGACCAAACCAGCCTTGCAGACGAGCCCATGGATCTGCTTCCCTTCAGCAGTAGCCCGCAGACTGCTGCAGGCTTTGAGAAGAAATGTGTAGGTGAAGTGATCAGGCTTCACTCCCAGTTCCCTCAAGGCGCAGAAGAGAAGGATGGATTTCTCCGGGGTGGTGCTTCCTGCATAGCCCCTGATAATGGCATTGCAGAGATAGGTGGTGGGGCTGTTCATGGAGGTGAAGATCAAGTTGGTACAGCGGATATCTCCACAGCTGGAGAGTGGAGTGAAACTTAGCAGCTTAGTGAGAGGGAGTGTGTTGCATTGGGTGCCGCCATTCTTGACGATGTGAGCGTGGATTTGGTGGGCATGGTTCATAGAGGTGATGACCTCCCCCTGTGGGGAGAGGATGGAGTTTGAAGCCGGTGCCATAATTTGCTTCAATTCATCAGCCACAGCAGCAGCACCTCATCATCTGTAGCGGGGAAGCACCACGGCCATGGAAA belongs to Nymphaea colorata isolate Beijing-Zhang1983 chromosome 13, ASM883128v2, whole genome shotgun sequence and includes:
- the LOC116267136 gene encoding transcription factor MTB2-like; this encodes MTMDKYWHGEAKAMAVDVLGSRAFEYLTSSYACSEGLEIASADPSLQNKLYELVEGHTCPTLSWSYAIFWQVSRTKSGSLMLGWGDGYCKESREELDGKRLHSSLEDEVTKQKKRKRVLHHLHTFSGGSNEENYALGLDRVSDAEMFFLSSMYFSFPSGIGAPGKAFGTRRYIWISDFTKTSKEFCYRSHLASSARFQTLVCIPTENGVLELGSFVSIPENQGVIQMIKSLFIDGQDCPWFRSSSTSAFSSPPPSSRVVAPIALRRENSTSSVSVVQSKENPKIFGRDLNVAQSQSSEKVMGKIGDQRLSLISPSHDPLNLHSNGSGKIVPVLNWDHIQDGKPAMVFNSQAQVFNQPKLCNGIPAVSKDSTSHLVCAHSNGSREENLLSRFQSQDQHGQPDLTGVAVTASSARSGVIDSEHSDVEASCKDDRLAQMDERRPRKRGRKPANGREEPLNHVEAERQRREKLNQRFYALRAVVPNISKMDKASLLGDAVAYIMELQKKLRDMEGEREETNAADHGMRTCLPEVDVQTLQDKVVIQMSCPLDAHPIGKVLHAFKEAEISMVESNISTSSDTVLHTFTVRPHGPKQITKDKLIAVFSNEVKSL
- the LOC116266732 gene encoding pentatricopeptide repeat-containing protein At4g21065-like — protein: MAPASNSILSPQGEVITSMNHAHQIHAHIVKNGGTQCNTLPLTKLLSFTPLSSCGDIRCTNLIFTSMNSPTTYLCNAIIRGYAGSTTPEKSILLFCALRELGVKPDHFTYTFLLKACSSLRATAEGKQIHGLVCKAGLVCDCYVQNSLIHMYCRGSELSAARQVFAKMPERDVVSWTSMMSGYVANDRSLDALLLLKQMEADGLVPNEATVLAALRACADLGALSVGRKLHDFIRRKGFDSNARVVTALIDMYAKCGRIDLASEVFDGSPRVDVFSWTAMISGLAIHGLCESSLECFARMQSLEIQPDEMTLTAVLAACRNAGWVSEGMKLFESMEASYGVIPTIQHYGCIVDLLARAGQLEEAEKLIEAMPMEADAVLWRTLVWGCRLHGDIARGERLVKQKLLAHETDDSGNYVLLCNLYASAKKWQEKARVRKLMKARKIEKPPGTSMIEVNGTIHEFLAGDSEHPEAGKIYAKWDDIAERLRLEGHHPKISEVMLDIEDEGKVLSLHHHSEKLAIAFGLIKTNPDERILIVKNLRSCEDCHSSMKLISKIYRREIIIRDRIRFHHFKNGSCSCKDFW